In Acidimicrobiales bacterium, the sequence GCTGCTGAGGCCGAGGGCGTCGGAGGTGGCGGCGGCGGCGATCGCCCATCCGACCGCGAACAGCACCATCAGCTCCTGGGACACCGCGATCCGGTCGAGGACCACCGGCATGACCCAGCGCATGAGCACGATGATGGCGAGCAGGAAGCCGACCCCCTTCGCCAGCACCTCCAGGATCTCCATGGCGACCCGATCGTCGCCGGTGGTCCCGACTGCGGTGAGGGTGATCATCACGATGATGACCACCAGGTCCTGCACGATGAGGAACCCGACGGCGATGCGTCCGTGCAGCTCCTCCAGTTCGCGCTTGTCGGAGAGGAGCTTGATGATGATGATCGTGCTGGAGAAGGTGAGCGCGACCGCGATGTAGATGGCCTCGGTGGCGCCGAACCCGAGGGCGAGCGCGATGAGGAAGCCGATCACCGAGGTGAAGGTCACCTGGCCGAGTCCGGTGGCGAGCGCGACGGGACCCATGGTGCGGATGAGGCGGACGTCGAGCTTGAGCCCGACGAGGAACAACAGGATCGAGACCCCGACGTGGGCCAGGAGGTTGATCTGGTCCTCGGCGGTCACCCACCCCAGCGCGGTCGGCCCGACCAGCACCCCGGCCGCGAGGTAGGCGACGATGAGCGGCTGGCGGAGCAACAGCGCGACGCCGCCGATGCCGGCGGAGAACAGCATCGCTGCTGCGATCTGCGCGAAGTCGCTCTCGAACACTCGAACTGGCCCCCGGTCAGGTGGTCGTGCCCGCAGATCCTACGGCCGCTCGGGCGGGACGACGGAATTCAGGACGGGATCGGCGGCAGGGGGAGGTGCCGGAGGACGAGATAGCGGTCGAGGTCGTCGCGCACCCCCCGCACCAGATCGCCGATCACCTCGTTGCCCGAGGCGAGGGCGTCGATCACCTCGTCGGTGAGACCCGCCCGCATGTCTTGGGGGTCGACCCATCGTGCCCCGTGGTGCTCGTCGCTGATCGTGGCCTCACGGGCGTCGACCCCGCAGCGGTAGGAGAGGTGGAGGAAGTCGCGCCCGTACTCGAACACCGGGTAGGCACCGACCAGGAACAGCCCGGTGGTGGGCGACAGGCCCGTCTCCTCGAACAGCTCGCGGACCGCACCCTCGATGGGAGTCTCGCCGCGGTCGACGACCCCGCCCGGCAGGTACCACTGGCCCGACGCCACGCCGCTGGAGCGCTCGAGCAACAGGATCTGCCCGTCGTGCTCGGCGTACACGAGCGTGGCCACTCCGTAGAGGGGCAGATCCCACTCACTGGAGTCCTCGCCCAGCCATGGATCGGAGGCGTCGCTCATCCGTCCTGACGGTAGACGATCGCCGCTCAGCCGGCGTGCCGGATCCCGCCCCCTGCCCGCTTCGCCTCATAGGCGGCGCTGTCGGCCCGGTGGAGCGCGGCCATCGGGTCGTCGGTCGCTTCGATGAGGACGACTCCAATGGAGGAGCCCACCTCGACCGGGCCGATCTCGGGGTCCCGGATCGGTTCGGAGATGGCGGTGTGGATCCGCTCGGCCACCTCGGCGACACCCTCGCGGTGTTCGGCGCTGGCCAGGGCGATGACGAACTCGTCGCCACCGACCCGTGCCACCAGATCGGTCTCGCGGACCAGGTGCCGGAGGCGGCTCGCGACCTCGATCAGGACCCGGTCGCCGACGAGGTGGCCGTGGGCGTCGTTGATGGCCTTGAAGTCGTCGAGGTCGCAGTAGAGGATCGCGCCGGTGTCGGCCTCGCGGCGCACCCTGGCGATGAGCAGGCGCAGGTGCTCGTCGAGCAGCGCCCGGTTGGGCAGGTCGGTGAGGGGATCGTGGGTGCTGCGGTGCAGCAGCACGGCGGTGTTGAGGCGTTGCTGCTCCTCGATCAGCTTGCGGGAGGTGATGTCGGTGATCTGGGAGATGAAGTTGGTGAGGGTTCCCGCGTCGTCGTAGGCCCCGGCCACCCGCAGCTCGGCCCACACCGGGTGGCCCTCCTTGTGCAGGTAGCGCTTCTCGAGCCGGTACGAGCGGACCTCGCCGCCGATGATCTGGCGAACCAGGGCGAGGTCGTCGCCGAGGTCGTCGGGGTGGGTGATGGCTTCGAACTCCACCTCGAGCAGCTCCTCGACCGAGTAGCCGGTGATCTCGGCGAAGGCCGGGTTGACCCGCAGGAACCGGTTGTCGAGACCGACCAGCGCCATGCCGGTCGGAGCATGCTCGAACGCGGTCGAGAACAGTCGGTCGGCGGTCCGCTGAGCGGCGCGCAGGGCGGTCAGCTCGGTGACGTCCTGGACGGTGACGAGAACTTCTTCGCGTCCCTCGGATCCGATGCGATGGGCGCCGATCACCAGGTCATGCCCACGGTCGGAGATCTCGAGGCGCTCCTTGCCGTGCTCGCGAGCGCCGGCCGCGGCGGCAGCGATCGCGCCGGCGGTCTCGT encodes:
- a CDS encoding NUDIX hydrolase, whose product is MSDASDPWLGEDSSEWDLPLYGVATLVYAEHDGQILLLERSSGVASGQWYLPGGVVDRGETPIEGAVRELFEETGLSPTTGLFLVGAYPVFEYGRDFLHLSYRCGVDAREATISDEHHGARWVDPQDMRAGLTDEVIDALASGNEVIGDLVRGVRDDLDRYLVLRHLPLPPIPS
- a CDS encoding diguanylate cyclase — encoded protein: MGETSGTEEDWALQILGRLADVVFVLSLDGGVEWRRELGRDVIGTPDHLVEGGRMLDRIHPDDMGIALAAFDDLAAGRSQQTEIEVRIRYADRDEWMLGRVRGIRLSDSRIAGLTRIIDTAVDVDLTSPNAPGFSIADVTPIGIAVLSRGDLVAYTNESFRETTKLEIGFLPEGDETAGAIAAAAAGAREHGKERLEISDRGHDLVIGAHRIGSEGREEVLVTVQDVTELTALRAAQRTADRLFSTAFEHAPTGMALVGLDNRFLRVNPAFAEITGYSVEELLEVEFEAITHPDDLGDDLALVRQIIGGEVRSYRLEKRYLHKEGHPVWAELRVAGAYDDAGTLTNFISQITDITSRKLIEEQQRLNTAVLLHRSTHDPLTDLPNRALLDEHLRLLIARVRREADTGAILYCDLDDFKAINDAHGHLVGDRVLIEVASRLRHLVRETDLVARVGGDEFVIALASAEHREGVAEVAERIHTAISEPIRDPEIGPVEVGSSIGVVLIEATDDPMAALHRADSAAYEAKRAGGGIRHAG